From Salipiger profundus, a single genomic window includes:
- a CDS encoding tyrosine-type recombinase/integrase gives MRVQFPGYVPEKRGGRTLHRVRVKGNAARRVTIPVGPDDPQFSALYHAARRGENPEVVQQSLAPAMSLDALVDAYLDLLESDVRHGQASRLTLRQRKSLLKRACDMPDDSGTGRMGALHCDLPPAALRHIIAQWGARTAQADNTIKALRAAYDRMDWLDANPCVGIKRVHRSKGGTTPWSTGDVQAFMKAHPQGTSARVWLMLALFTGARLSDLAKLGRANEVRRDGMTWIEWQPSKRGSSHTSMPMAPQLAEAVRATGVIGRTYILNQQGQPFANGPVLAERVRRWTADAGLERRSSHGLRKALGGILADAGATEHQIMSVLSHASPTTSAIYTKSAQRARLAGEAMASIRGLDFG, from the coding sequence ATGCGGGTTCAGTTTCCGGGCTATGTGCCGGAGAAGCGCGGCGGAAGAACGCTTCACCGGGTGCGGGTCAAAGGCAACGCCGCACGGCGCGTTACGATCCCCGTTGGCCCGGACGACCCGCAGTTCTCTGCCCTCTACCACGCCGCCAGGCGCGGCGAGAACCCCGAGGTGGTACAGCAGAGCCTCGCCCCCGCCATGAGCCTCGACGCACTGGTCGATGCCTACCTCGATTTGCTGGAGAGCGACGTGCGCCACGGGCAGGCATCCCGCCTGACGCTCCGGCAGCGCAAGAGCCTGCTCAAGCGCGCATGCGACATGCCGGACGACAGCGGCACCGGGCGCATGGGGGCGCTGCACTGCGACCTTCCGCCGGCCGCACTGCGCCACATCATTGCGCAATGGGGCGCGAGGACCGCACAGGCCGACAATACGATCAAGGCGCTGCGCGCCGCATATGACCGCATGGACTGGCTGGACGCGAACCCATGCGTCGGCATCAAGCGCGTGCACCGCTCCAAGGGCGGCACCACGCCATGGTCAACCGGGGACGTGCAGGCATTCATGAAGGCGCACCCGCAGGGCACCTCGGCCCGGGTCTGGCTCATGCTGGCGCTGTTCACGGGCGCGCGCCTTTCGGACCTTGCCAAGCTCGGTCGCGCAAACGAGGTGCGACGGGATGGTATGACCTGGATCGAATGGCAGCCGTCGAAGCGGGGATCGAGCCACACCTCGATGCCCATGGCGCCGCAGCTCGCCGAGGCCGTCAGGGCAACCGGCGTGATCGGGCGCACCTACATCCTGAACCAGCAGGGCCAGCCGTTTGCCAACGGACCGGTGCTGGCCGAGAGGGTCAGACGCTGGACCGCAGATGCCGGGCTCGAGCGCAGATCTTCGCACGGGCTCAGGAAGGCGCTTGGCGGCATCCTCGCCGATGCAGGAGCGACCGAGCACCAGATCATGTCGGTGCTCTCTCACGCATCGCCGACGACCTCCGCGATCTACACAAAAAGCGCGCAGCGGGCGCGACTCGCAGGCGAGGCGATGGCCTCCATTCGGGGGTTGGATTTCGGGTAA
- the putA gene encoding bifunctional proline dehydrogenase/L-glutamate gamma-semialdehyde dehydrogenase PutA, giving the protein MPKDIAPDVRLLIDQNTYADEAATVARLREDAALSDADRAAICEKATRLVRDIRGSTRPGMMEVFLAEYGLSTDEGIALMCLAEALLRVPDAETIDALIEDKIAPSDWGRHMGRSTSPLVNASTWALMLTGRVLDPEKRPGPAGHLRAAMKRLGEPVIRTAVGRAMREMGAQFVLGETIQKAMKRGAAQEAKGYTYSYDMLGEAARTEDDALRYLDAYAKAIDAIAGAAKAPDTRDNPGISVKLSALYPRYEEAQYDAVIEVLVPRLQQLCEQAAKAGIGLNIDAEESDRLSLSLDVIARAFAAPALAGWDGFGVVVQAYGLRASETLDWLYALAEAHDRRIMVRLVKGAYWDTEIKRAQVMGLEGFPVFTAKSHSDISYIANARKLLGMTDRIYPQFATHNAHTVAAVLHMAEGVSTEAYEFQRLHGMGETLHELVMAKAGTRCRIYAPVGAHRDLLAYLVRRLLENGANSSFVNQIVDEEVPPETVAADPFEMQDQRPLARGPELFEPERRNSMGFDLTHRPTLSHIDTARIPFRDHRWQAGPLLAVEAPVGATERVPNPAMPSDDVGEITWASPETVTAAAAAATPWQATPSERAAVLLKAADLYEAHFGEIFAILHREAGKTLLDAVAEIREAVDFLRYYAARADGAPPRGVFACISPWNFPLAIFTGQIAAALATGNAVLAKPAEQTPVLAWRAAQLLHEAGVPTTALQLLPGAGDVGAALTSCPQVKGVAFTGSTETAQIIHRSIAENLDPGTPLIAETGGLNAMIVDSTALPEQAVRAIVESAFQSAGQRCSALRCLYVQEDIAPHFLEMLTGAMDALRPGQPWELSTDLGPVIDAEAHDGIAAYVEAARKDGRLINQIEVPSEGHFIGPALIRVGGIEDLEREIFGPVLHVATFKATELDRVIDSINATGYGLTFGLQTRIDDRVQHVTERVEAGNLYVNRNQIGAIVGSQPFGGEGLSGTGPKAGGPLYCDRFRHHAHDGPVGNWSTRDVADRLRAALDAAGPGAGPKLTELPGPTGEANQYTTHARPPVLCLGPGSDCAAAQAEAIRAMGGVAVAAHGKIAPEDLTALEGISAAVWWGDEDTARAYRAALAKRDGPIVSLVTGTPDKGHARAERHVCIDTTASGGNAQLLGGNM; this is encoded by the coding sequence ATGCCCAAAGACATTGCCCCCGACGTTCGCCTTCTGATCGACCAGAACACCTATGCCGACGAGGCCGCCACCGTCGCACGGCTGCGCGAGGATGCCGCGCTGAGCGATGCCGACCGTGCCGCCATCTGCGAGAAGGCCACGCGGCTCGTCCGCGACATCCGGGGCAGCACCCGGCCCGGTATGATGGAGGTCTTCCTCGCGGAATACGGCCTGTCGACCGACGAGGGCATCGCGCTCATGTGCCTTGCCGAGGCGCTGCTGCGGGTGCCCGACGCCGAGACCATCGACGCGCTCATCGAGGACAAGATCGCGCCCTCGGACTGGGGCCGGCACATGGGCCGCTCGACCTCGCCGCTGGTCAATGCCTCGACCTGGGCGCTGATGCTCACCGGTCGCGTGCTCGACCCCGAGAAGCGCCCCGGCCCGGCCGGCCACCTGCGCGCGGCCATGAAGCGGCTCGGCGAGCCGGTGATCCGTACCGCGGTCGGTCGTGCGATGCGCGAGATGGGCGCGCAGTTCGTGCTGGGCGAGACCATCCAAAAGGCGATGAAGCGCGGCGCCGCGCAGGAAGCCAAGGGCTACACCTACAGCTACGACATGCTGGGCGAGGCCGCCCGCACCGAGGACGACGCGCTGCGCTACCTCGACGCCTACGCCAAGGCGATCGACGCCATCGCCGGCGCCGCCAAGGCGCCCGACACCCGTGACAACCCCGGCATCTCGGTCAAGCTCTCGGCGCTCTACCCGCGCTACGAGGAAGCCCAGTACGACGCGGTGATCGAGGTGCTCGTGCCGCGCCTGCAGCAGCTCTGCGAACAGGCCGCCAAAGCCGGCATCGGGCTCAACATCGACGCCGAGGAATCCGACCGGCTTTCGCTGTCGCTCGACGTCATCGCCCGCGCCTTCGCCGCGCCGGCGCTGGCCGGCTGGGATGGCTTTGGCGTGGTGGTGCAGGCCTACGGTCTGCGCGCCTCGGAAACGCTCGACTGGCTCTACGCGCTGGCCGAGGCGCATGATCGCCGGATCATGGTGCGGCTGGTCAAGGGCGCCTACTGGGACACCGAGATCAAGCGCGCGCAGGTCATGGGGCTCGAGGGCTTCCCGGTGTTCACCGCGAAGTCGCACAGCGACATCAGCTACATCGCGAATGCCCGCAAGCTGCTGGGCATGACCGACCGGATCTACCCGCAGTTCGCCACCCACAACGCCCACACCGTTGCCGCCGTGCTGCACATGGCCGAGGGCGTGAGCACCGAGGCCTACGAGTTCCAGCGCCTTCACGGCATGGGCGAGACCCTGCACGAGCTGGTGATGGCCAAGGCGGGCACCCGCTGCCGCATCTACGCGCCCGTGGGCGCGCACCGCGACCTGCTGGCCTACCTCGTGCGCCGGCTGCTCGAGAACGGCGCCAACTCCTCCTTCGTGAACCAGATCGTCGACGAGGAAGTGCCGCCCGAGACCGTGGCCGCCGACCCCTTCGAGATGCAGGACCAGCGCCCGCTGGCGCGCGGCCCCGAGCTGTTCGAGCCCGAGCGGCGCAACTCGATGGGCTTCGACCTGACCCACCGGCCGACGCTGTCGCACATCGACACCGCGCGCATCCCCTTCCGCGACCATCGCTGGCAGGCCGGTCCGCTGCTCGCGGTCGAGGCGCCGGTCGGCGCGACCGAGCGGGTCCCGAACCCCGCGATGCCGAGCGACGACGTGGGGGAGATCACCTGGGCCAGCCCCGAGACCGTCACCGCCGCCGCCGCGGCCGCCACTCCGTGGCAGGCCACGCCCTCGGAGCGCGCCGCCGTCCTGCTGAAGGCTGCCGACCTCTATGAGGCGCATTTCGGCGAGATCTTCGCCATCCTGCACCGCGAGGCCGGCAAGACGCTGCTCGACGCGGTGGCCGAGATCCGCGAAGCGGTGGACTTCCTGCGCTACTACGCCGCCCGCGCCGATGGCGCCCCGCCGCGCGGCGTGTTCGCCTGCATCTCGCCGTGGAACTTCCCGCTGGCCATCTTCACCGGCCAGATCGCGGCGGCGCTCGCCACCGGCAACGCCGTGCTTGCCAAGCCCGCCGAGCAGACGCCGGTGCTCGCATGGCGCGCGGCGCAGCTTCTGCACGAGGCCGGCGTTCCGACCACGGCGCTGCAACTGCTGCCCGGCGCCGGTGACGTCGGCGCGGCGCTGACCTCCTGCCCGCAGGTGAAAGGCGTGGCCTTCACCGGCTCGACCGAGACCGCGCAGATCATCCACCGCTCGATCGCCGAGAACCTCGACCCGGGCACGCCGCTCATTGCCGAGACCGGCGGTCTCAACGCGATGATCGTCGACAGCACCGCCCTGCCCGAGCAGGCCGTCCGGGCCATCGTCGAGTCGGCCTTCCAGTCGGCGGGCCAGCGCTGCTCGGCGCTGCGTTGTCTCTATGTGCAGGAGGACATCGCGCCGCATTTCCTCGAGATGCTCACCGGCGCAATGGACGCCCTGCGCCCCGGCCAGCCGTGGGAACTGTCGACCGACCTCGGCCCGGTGATCGATGCCGAGGCGCATGACGGCATCGCCGCCTACGTCGAGGCTGCCCGCAAGGACGGCCGGCTCATCAACCAGATCGAGGTGCCCTCCGAGGGTCACTTCATCGGACCCGCGTTGATCCGCGTCGGCGGCATCGAGGATCTCGAACGCGAGATCTTCGGCCCGGTGCTGCATGTCGCCACCTTCAAGGCGACCGAGCTCGACCGGGTGATCGACAGCATCAACGCGACCGGCTACGGGCTGACCTTCGGCCTGCAGACAAGGATCGACGACCGGGTGCAGCATGTCACCGAGCGGGTCGAGGCAGGCAACCTCTACGTGAACCGCAACCAGATCGGCGCCATCGTCGGCAGCCAGCCGTTCGGCGGCGAAGGGCTCTCGGGCACCGGCCCCAAGGCGGGCGGCCCGCTCTACTGTGACCGCTTCCGCCACCACGCGCACGACGGCCCCGTCGGCAACTGGTCGACCCGCGACGTGGCCGACCGGCTGCGCGCGGCGCTCGACGCGGCGGGACCGGGCGCCGGACCGAAGCTTACCGAGCTGCCCGGCCCCACCGGCGAGGCGAACCAGTATACCACCCATGCCCGCCCGCCGGTGCTCTGCCTCGGGCCGGGCTCGGATTGCGCCGCGGCGCAGGCCGAGGCGATCCGGGCGATGGGCGGCGTCGCCGTCGCCGCGCACGGCAAGATCGCGCCCGAAGACCTGACCGCGCTCGAGGGTATCTCGGCAGCCGTCTGGTGGGGGGACGAGGATACCGCCCGCGCCTACCGCGCGGCGCTGGCCAAGCGAGACGGCCCGATCGTTTCGCTGGTCACCGGCACGCCCGACAAGGGCCATGCCCGCGCCGAGCGGCACGTCTGCATCGACACCACCGCCTCGGGCGGCAACGCCCAGCTGCTCGGCGGCAACATGTAA
- a CDS encoding GFA family protein, with amino-acid sequence MTDPVKVTCHCGAVELRVTLSDGLRTARRCDCSYCRRRAVPAVSAPLDGLEVVRGAETLTLYQWGTMTAQHHFCSVCGIYMYHRRRSNPNEYGVNMGAIEGVNPADHEPIPWNDGVNHPSDR; translated from the coding sequence ATGACCGATCCCGTCAAAGTCACCTGCCATTGCGGAGCCGTCGAGCTGCGCGTCACGCTCTCGGACGGGCTGAGGACCGCCCGGCGCTGCGACTGCTCCTATTGCCGTCGCCGGGCGGTGCCGGCGGTCTCCGCCCCGCTCGACGGGCTCGAGGTGGTGCGGGGCGCCGAGACCCTCACGCTCTACCAGTGGGGCACCATGACGGCGCAGCATCACTTCTGCTCGGTCTGCGGCATCTACATGTATCACCGGCGCCGCTCGAACCCGAACGAATACGGTGTCAACATGGGCGCCATCGAGGGCGTGAACCCGGCCGACCACGAGCCGATCCCGTGGAACGACGGGGTCAACCATCCGTCCGACCGCTAG
- a CDS encoding rhomboid family intramembrane serine protease, whose translation MFPIRDHNPSGRTPYVTYGLIVANIGIFISYWSLFGHPRALNAFFYDWALIPALVSEGTGLAGLATSMFLHGGMMHLAGNMLFLFIFGDNIEDELGHGRFLGFYLVCGVISAVVHYLSAPMSPVPTVGASGAIAGVMGGYLLLFPKARVDIFIFLLVFFKILPVPAWIMLAVWFAMQLFGGVGTPAGGSGVAYWAHLGGFAAGMLLILPHWLRRGGPAYWSRTHGKPPHPPQRPPELTRVPKTGRRR comes from the coding sequence ATGTTTCCGATCCGCGATCACAACCCCTCGGGGCGCACGCCCTATGTCACCTACGGGCTGATCGTGGCCAACATCGGCATCTTCATCAGCTACTGGTCGCTGTTCGGGCACCCCCGGGCGCTCAACGCCTTCTTCTACGACTGGGCGCTGATCCCCGCGCTGGTCAGCGAAGGCACCGGGCTCGCCGGGCTCGCCACCTCGATGTTCCTGCATGGCGGCATGATGCATCTGGCCGGCAACATGCTGTTCCTCTTCATCTTCGGCGACAACATCGAGGACGAGCTCGGACACGGCCGGTTTCTCGGCTTCTACCTCGTCTGCGGCGTGATCTCGGCGGTGGTGCACTACCTGTCGGCACCCATGTCGCCGGTGCCCACGGTGGGCGCCTCGGGGGCCATCGCCGGGGTGATGGGCGGCTACCTTCTGCTGTTCCCGAAGGCGCGCGTCGATATCTTCATCTTCCTGCTCGTCTTCTTCAAGATCCTGCCCGTGCCCGCTTGGATCATGCTCGCCGTCTGGTTCGCGATGCAGCTCTTCGGCGGCGTCGGCACCCCGGCGGGCGGCTCGGGCGTGGCCTACTGGGCGCATCTGGGTGGCTTCGCGGCGGGTATGCTGCTTATCCTGCCTCACTGGCTGCGGCGTGGCGGCCCCGCCTACTGGAGCCGCACCCACGGCAAACCGCCACATCCTCCGCAACGCCCGCCCGAACTGACACGGGTGCCGAAAACAGGACGCCGCCGATGA
- a CDS encoding Lrp/AsnC family transcriptional regulator, with protein sequence MQSENDEFDRFDRAILTTLAAEGRISITELARRIGLSKSPTQARLRRLEELGVIRGYRAILDPIRLGLDHVAFVEVRMFDTRESSLAAFNEAVAAVPEIEQVHLIAGNFDYLLKVRTADMRSYRRVLAEKISTLPHVSTTSTYVAMQAVKEDAAQSTPDTSSDAD encoded by the coding sequence ATGCAAAGTGAAAATGACGAGTTCGATCGCTTCGACCGGGCGATCCTGACAACCCTTGCAGCCGAGGGGCGAATCTCGATCACCGAGCTCGCCCGCAGGATCGGCTTGTCGAAAAGCCCGACGCAGGCGCGGCTGCGTCGGCTGGAAGAGCTCGGCGTGATCCGCGGCTACCGCGCGATCCTCGACCCGATCCGGCTGGGGCTCGACCACGTGGCCTTTGTCGAGGTGCGGATGTTCGATACCCGGGAAAGCTCGCTTGCGGCCTTCAACGAGGCGGTGGCCGCAGTGCCCGAAATCGAGCAGGTCCACCTGATCGCCGGCAACTTCGACTACCTGCTCAAGGTGCGCACCGCCGACATGCGCAGCTATCGCCGGGTGCTGGCCGAGAAGATCTCGACGCTGCCGCATGTCTCCACCACGTCGACCTATGTCGCCATGCAGGCGGTCAAGGAGGATGCGGCCCAGTCCACCCCGGATACGTCCTCGGACGCGGACTGA